A window from Alkalicoccobacillus plakortidis encodes these proteins:
- a CDS encoding helix-turn-helix domain-containing protein, protein MKGAEFGPKPLLTKREREVFELLVQDKTTKDIAQDLFISEKTVRNHISNTMQKLGVKGRSQAVIELIRLGELTI, encoded by the coding sequence TTGAAAGGAGCAGAATTCGGACCTAAACCTTTACTTACAAAAAGGGAACGTGAGGTATTCGAGCTACTCGTTCAAGATAAGACCACAAAAGATATCGCTCAAGACCTTTTCATCAGTGAGAAAACCGTACGAAATCACATTTCTAATACAATGCAAAAACTTGGAGTAAAGGGGCGCTCTCAAGCTGTCATTGAACTTATTAGATTAGGTGAGTTAACAATATAA
- the sdhB gene encoding succinate dehydrogenase iron-sulfur subunit gives MSEKLIHFKVTRQDEPNGDTYVEEFHIPYRANMNVISALMEFRRNPVNAAGEQTTPIAWDMNCLEEVCGACSMVINGKPRQSCTALIDKLEQPIHLEPMKTFPVVRDLMVDRSRMFDSLKKVKAWIPIDGTYDLGPGPRMAESKRQWAYELSKCMTCGVCLESCPNVNSKTEFIGPAALSQVRLFNAHPTGEMNKAERLNALMDEGGLMNCGNSQNCVQSCPKGIPLTTSIAALNRSTALQSFKNFFGG, from the coding sequence ATGAGCGAAAAACTAATTCATTTTAAAGTAACTCGCCAGGATGAGCCGAATGGAGATACCTACGTAGAAGAGTTTCATATCCCTTACCGGGCAAATATGAATGTTATCTCGGCTTTAATGGAATTTAGACGTAACCCTGTAAATGCAGCTGGTGAGCAAACAACACCAATTGCATGGGATATGAACTGTTTAGAGGAAGTATGTGGCGCTTGTTCGATGGTTATTAACGGAAAACCTCGTCAGTCATGTACAGCACTAATTGATAAGCTAGAACAACCTATTCATCTTGAGCCGATGAAAACATTTCCTGTTGTCCGTGATCTAATGGTTGATCGTAGCAGAATGTTTGATTCGTTGAAAAAGGTTAAAGCATGGATTCCGATTGATGGGACGTATGATCTTGGTCCGGGACCAAGAATGGCTGAGTCTAAGCGCCAATGGGCATACGAATTATCAAAATGTATGACATGTGGTGTTTGCCTTGAATCTTGCCCGAACGTAAACAGCAAAACCGAATTTATCGGACCAGCTGCATTGTCTCAAGTTCGCTTGTTTAACGCACACCCAACTGGTGAAATGAATAAAGCAGAACGACTGAATGCCTTAATGGATGAAGGTGGATTAATGAATTGTGGAAACTCACAAAACTGTGTTCAATCTTGTCCAAAAGGAATTCCATTAACAACCTCAATTGCAGCCTTAAACCGCTCTACTGCGTTGCAATCATTTAAAAACTTCTTCGGAGGTTGA
- a CDS encoding succinate dehydrogenase cytochrome b558 subunit, giving the protein MAENREYLFRRLHSLLGVIPIGVFLIQHFVVNNFATRGPEAFNAAAHFMESLPFRYALEIFIIFIPLLYHAIYGVYIAFQARNNSFQYSYFRNWMFRLQRVTGIILVIFISWHVWETRVAAAMGADVNYDMMASIFSNPFMVAFYIVGVVAATFHFANGLWSFAVSWGITVTPRSQQISTFVTLGVFVVMTFVGIRAIFAFM; this is encoded by the coding sequence ATGGCTGAAAATCGTGAATATTTGTTTCGAAGACTGCATTCTTTACTAGGAGTAATACCAATTGGAGTATTTTTAATCCAGCATTTTGTTGTAAATAACTTTGCAACAAGAGGTCCTGAAGCATTTAATGCTGCAGCGCATTTTATGGAGAGTCTACCTTTCCGTTATGCTCTTGAAATCTTTATTATCTTTATTCCATTGCTTTATCATGCTATTTATGGCGTTTATATAGCTTTTCAGGCAAGAAACAATTCGTTTCAATATAGTTACTTTAGAAACTGGATGTTTAGACTACAACGTGTAACTGGTATCATTCTAGTTATCTTTATTTCTTGGCACGTATGGGAAACAAGAGTTGCCGCTGCTATGGGCGCGGATGTTAACTACGACATGATGGCTAGTATCTTCAGTAATCCGTTTATGGTTGCTTTTTATATTGTAGGTGTTGTAGCTGCTACATTCCATTTTGCAAATGGACTTTGGTCTTTTGCTGTTTCTTGGGGAATTACCGTAACACCACGTTCACAACAAATTTCAACTTTTGTCACTTTAGGTGTGTTTGTTGTCATGACATTCGTTGGAATTCGAGCAATTTTCGCATTTATGTAA
- a CDS encoding DUF2507 domain-containing protein: MDSKLEQEKSNFGYDLIRNDVLSELLGTEKESLLYWLGKSIARSHSLESIDDIVDFFKRAEWGTLSLIKEKPYEKTFELEGPWMGKGDPRCYQLEAGFLAQQFESLTQSIAVAVLSEKRHLIHIQVTMDRYDEIDK; the protein is encoded by the coding sequence ATGGATTCAAAGCTTGAACAGGAGAAGTCTAACTTTGGCTATGATTTAATCCGCAATGATGTATTATCTGAGTTGCTTGGTACAGAAAAAGAGTCACTATTATATTGGTTAGGCAAATCCATTGCCAGGTCTCATTCACTAGAATCAATCGATGACATTGTTGATTTTTTTAAGAGAGCCGAATGGGGAACATTATCGCTAATAAAAGAAAAGCCTTACGAAAAGACATTTGAATTAGAGGGGCCATGGATGGGAAAAGGTGATCCTCGCTGTTATCAACTTGAAGCAGGATTCCTTGCTCAGCAATTTGAGAGTTTGACCCAATCAATTGCTGTTGCTGTATTGTCTGAAAAACGTCACCTGATTCACATTCAAGTCACAATGGACCGATATGACGAAATTGACAAATAG
- the uvrC gene encoding excinuclease ABC subunit UvrC: MKDRQGTIIYVGKAKVLRNRVRSYFSGSHDAKTQRLVSEIVDFEYIVTSSNIEALILEMNLIKKHDPKYNVMLKDDKTYPYLKITNEKHPRLITTRQVKKDGGKYFGPYPNAGAANETKKLLDRIYPLRKCRKMPDSVCLYYHIGQCLAPCVYDVTDEQNQEMVQGISRFLKNGHSDVKKTLTERMMKASEELDFERAKEFRDTLVHMEAIVEKQKMTVNDHVDRDVFAFAYDKGWMCVQVFFVRQGKLIERDVSLFPFYKDAAEDLMTFIGQFYLQKQHIKPSEILVPKEVDSELIQELLQVKVLEPKRGPKKELIELASENAQVALKEKFSLIERDENRTIHAIERLGHAMDIPTPYRIEAFDNSNTQGTDPVSTMVTFLDGKPNRKEYRKYKIKTVEGPDDYGSMREVVRRRYVRLLKENRPLPDLIVIDGGKGQIAAAQEVIEDELGLTIPICGLAKDEKHRTSQLLKGSPPVVIPLARDSQEFYLLQRIQDEVHRFAITFHRSVRSKTFFQSVLDDIPGVGSKRKQKLLKHFGSVKKMKTATVEEFIEQGMPQSVAESIVGKLNEES, encoded by the coding sequence ATGAAAGATCGGCAAGGTACCATTATCTATGTAGGAAAGGCGAAGGTCTTACGTAACCGTGTCCGCTCCTATTTTAGTGGGTCCCATGATGCTAAAACACAACGGCTTGTTAGTGAAATTGTAGACTTTGAATATATTGTAACTAGCTCTAATATCGAAGCACTTATTCTTGAGATGAATTTAATCAAAAAACATGACCCTAAGTATAACGTCATGCTAAAAGATGATAAAACATATCCCTATCTAAAAATCACAAACGAAAAACATCCCAGGCTGATTACAACCAGACAAGTTAAAAAGGATGGAGGCAAGTATTTTGGTCCTTATCCAAATGCAGGAGCAGCTAACGAGACCAAAAAGTTGCTTGATCGAATTTATCCTTTAAGAAAATGCCGGAAGATGCCTGATAGTGTGTGTTTGTATTACCATATAGGTCAGTGTCTAGCCCCATGTGTGTATGATGTGACAGATGAGCAAAATCAAGAAATGGTACAAGGCATTTCAAGGTTTTTGAAAAATGGACATTCCGATGTGAAAAAGACCTTAACGGAACGCATGATGAAGGCTTCCGAGGAATTAGATTTTGAACGTGCAAAAGAGTTTAGAGATACGCTAGTTCATATGGAAGCAATTGTTGAGAAGCAGAAAATGACTGTTAACGATCATGTCGATCGCGATGTGTTTGCATTTGCTTATGATAAAGGGTGGATGTGTGTTCAAGTCTTTTTTGTCAGACAAGGTAAATTGATCGAACGAGATGTTTCGCTGTTTCCATTTTACAAAGATGCTGCAGAGGATTTGATGACGTTTATCGGTCAATTTTATTTACAAAAGCAGCATATAAAACCATCAGAAATCCTAGTACCAAAAGAAGTTGATTCTGAGCTCATACAAGAATTGCTTCAGGTTAAAGTGTTGGAGCCTAAACGAGGCCCTAAAAAAGAACTTATTGAGTTGGCGTCAGAAAATGCTCAGGTTGCATTAAAGGAAAAATTCTCACTTATTGAACGAGATGAAAATCGTACCATTCATGCAATCGAGCGACTAGGCCATGCGATGGATATTCCAACTCCATACCGTATTGAAGCATTTGATAATTCAAATACACAAGGAACAGATCCAGTTTCAACCATGGTGACTTTCCTTGACGGGAAACCAAATCGAAAAGAGTACCGAAAGTATAAAATCAAAACGGTTGAAGGACCAGATGATTATGGTTCGATGAGAGAGGTTGTACGTAGACGATATGTGCGCTTATTAAAAGAAAATCGACCTCTTCCTGATTTGATTGTCATTGATGGTGGAAAAGGACAAATCGCTGCTGCTCAAGAGGTAATAGAGGATGAACTTGGGTTAACGATCCCGATTTGCGGTTTAGCAAAGGATGAAAAACACCGCACGTCTCAACTATTAAAAGGCTCGCCGCCAGTTGTGATTCCACTTGCACGAGATAGTCAGGAGTTTTATTTATTACAACGAATCCAGGATGAGGTCCATCGATTCGCGATTACGTTCCATCGTTCGGTACGCTCGAAAACATTTTTTCAGTCTGTACTTGATGATATACCAGGCGTTGGTTCAAAACGGAAACAAAAGCTACTTAAACATTTCGGTTCTGTAAAAAAAATGAAAACTGCTACAGTGGAGGAATTTATCGAACAAGGTATGCCTCAATCTGTTGCCGAGTCAATTGTAGGTAAATTAAACGAAGAATCGTGA
- a CDS encoding amino acid ABC transporter ATP-binding protein has product MSKETEVLVEFDPSIPLQEREDIIVCESVNKWYSNELHVLKDVDVSIKQGEIVCILGPSGSGKSTFIRTINALEKIQKGQITVDGIELTEDNAKIDAIRKETGMVFQSFNLFPHLTILKNITLSPIWVKKMPKAKAEKIALELLERVGIPEQAHKFPGQLSGGQQQRVAIARALAMQPKIMLFDEPTSALDPEMVKEVLDVMKELCNTGMTMLVVTHEMSFAREVADRIILFDQGELVEMGTPTELFDNPKHERTKTFLSKIL; this is encoded by the coding sequence ATGAGTAAAGAAACAGAAGTACTAGTAGAGTTTGATCCAAGTATTCCTTTACAAGAGAGAGAAGACATCATTGTCTGTGAAAGTGTGAATAAATGGTACAGTAATGAATTACATGTATTAAAAGATGTAGATGTTTCAATTAAACAAGGTGAAATCGTATGTATCTTAGGACCATCAGGATCAGGTAAATCAACATTTATCAGAACAATTAATGCTCTTGAAAAAATTCAAAAAGGGCAGATAACAGTTGATGGAATAGAGCTAACAGAAGATAACGCTAAAATTGATGCCATTCGTAAGGAAACGGGAATGGTATTCCAATCCTTTAATCTCTTTCCCCATCTAACCATCTTAAAGAATATTACCTTATCACCTATCTGGGTGAAAAAGATGCCAAAAGCAAAAGCAGAAAAAATTGCACTCGAGTTATTAGAGCGTGTGGGTATTCCAGAGCAGGCTCACAAGTTTCCTGGGCAATTATCAGGTGGTCAGCAACAGCGTGTAGCCATCGCCAGAGCACTAGCGATGCAGCCAAAAATCATGTTGTTTGATGAACCTACATCTGCGCTTGATCCAGAGATGGTTAAAGAAGTACTAGATGTAATGAAGGAATTGTGTAATACAGGGATGACAATGCTTGTAGTGACACACGAAATGAGTTTTGCACGAGAAGTAGCAGATCGAATTATCTTATTTGATCAGGGGGAACTAGTCGAAATGGGTACCCCAACCGAATTATTCGACAACCCCAAACACGAAAGAACAAAAACCTTTCTTTCAAAAATTCTATAA
- a CDS encoding amino acid ABC transporter permease codes for MDLEKLQTIENKPSAPMPAEVRLGQAAWLKKNLFFSWFSSILTIVLLAGAVLLLKNVLGWTFFTARWEVISANFKLFMVGQYPLEQLWRVWVSLLLISLFIGITYGARRGISNIMFFTITAVYVVAMALPFISGSSRIWLVGAILCIAAGFGIGSVVPFLKKYAGFAWILCFVLVLFFIQGFGILPEVRTNTWGGLMLTMMLATIAIVFSFPVGVLFALGRASKLPIIRVISVIYIEIIRGVPLITILFMAQIMVPLFLPGGVTVDNVMRAMVGLIIFNSAYIAENVRGGLQAVPGSQVEASHALGLNTLKTTVFIVLPQALRVTIPSMVGQSISILKDTTLVATVGLLDVLGIGRTVISNPEFLGTQKEVFVFVALLFWIICFTMSVTSRKLERSLSVGHN; via the coding sequence ATGGATCTTGAAAAGCTTCAAACAATAGAGAATAAGCCGTCAGCTCCAATGCCTGCTGAAGTAAGGCTTGGTCAAGCCGCTTGGCTAAAAAAGAATTTGTTTTTTTCATGGTTTAGTTCCATTTTGACGATTGTTTTATTAGCGGGAGCTGTTTTATTATTAAAAAATGTATTAGGTTGGACGTTTTTTACAGCAAGATGGGAAGTTATCTCTGCAAACTTTAAGTTATTTATGGTCGGTCAATACCCGCTGGAGCAGCTTTGGCGAGTATGGGTATCTTTACTTTTAATTAGCTTATTTATTGGAATTACGTATGGTGCTAGACGAGGCATCTCAAATATTATGTTCTTCACGATAACAGCTGTTTATGTTGTTGCAATGGCGTTACCGTTTATTTCGGGCTCATCACGTATTTGGCTTGTTGGGGCTATATTGTGCATAGCTGCAGGCTTTGGTATAGGATCCGTTGTTCCTTTTCTAAAAAAATATGCGGGATTTGCATGGATACTTTGTTTTGTATTAGTGTTGTTTTTTATTCAAGGTTTTGGAATTTTGCCAGAAGTACGAACAAACACATGGGGCGGCTTAATGCTAACAATGATGCTTGCCACGATTGCGATTGTGTTCTCTTTTCCAGTGGGTGTGCTATTTGCCTTAGGTCGAGCAAGCAAATTACCTATCATTCGTGTGATTAGTGTGATCTATATTGAGATCATTCGTGGAGTTCCACTTATCACCATTTTATTTATGGCTCAAATTATGGTGCCTTTGTTTTTACCTGGTGGAGTAACAGTGGATAATGTAATGCGTGCGATGGTTGGACTTATTATTTTTAACTCTGCCTATATTGCGGAGAATGTCCGTGGTGGGCTGCAGGCTGTTCCGGGAAGCCAAGTTGAAGCCTCACATGCATTAGGATTAAATACATTGAAAACAACCGTATTTATTGTTCTCCCGCAGGCTTTACGAGTAACTATTCCTTCAATGGTTGGTCAGTCGATCTCCATTCTAAAAGATACAACTCTTGTTGCTACAGTTGGTTTATTAGACGTATTGGGAATTGGACGAACGGTCATTTCAAACCCAGAATTTTTAGGAACACAAAAAGAAGTATTTGTGTTTGTTGCATTACTATTTTGGATTATCTGTTTCACAATGTCCGTTACAAGTCGCAAACTAGAACGATCACTAAGTGTGGGTCATAATTAA
- a CDS encoding amino acid ABC transporter permease gives MAQPSTQNRPPFWRNQKYLNLIWQLLFLGVIIGVIYYLATNAIAGLSRAGLGLSFNFLSSRASFPIGESVISFAASDTFSKALIVGFLNTLKVSIVGIILTTIVGVVVGVSRLSSNWLLRTISTWYIEIFRNTPVLVQIFFWYFAVMLAMPRIQEANANYGFIISNRGFVFPWFDTNSSFYFWLGLLLLAVIAAFFVFKWKNKQQLEKGVKLYPSVWFIGVVVAAIGAGYLIFGEFPASLSIPEHTGTGTSGGYRFSPEFAAILFALVMYTATYIAEIVRGGILAVPKGQIEAAEALGLSSSKILRFVTFPQAIRTIIPPVTSQYLGLAKNSSLAVAVGYPDLFSVGSTTLNQTGRAIEVITIMLLAYLTISVVTSLIMNIYNKYTALVER, from the coding sequence TTGGCTCAGCCTTCTACCCAAAATCGCCCGCCTTTCTGGCGTAATCAAAAGTATCTAAATCTTATTTGGCAATTACTGTTTCTAGGAGTTATTATCGGGGTGATTTATTACCTTGCCACTAATGCGATTGCCGGATTAAGCCGAGCGGGCTTAGGTCTAAGTTTTAACTTTTTAAGTAGTCGCGCATCGTTTCCAATTGGAGAATCTGTCATTAGTTTTGCTGCTTCAGATACGTTTTCAAAAGCCTTAATTGTTGGATTTCTAAACACATTAAAGGTCTCAATCGTTGGTATCATTCTTACGACAATTGTAGGTGTTGTTGTGGGTGTCTCCAGGTTGTCAAGTAACTGGTTACTACGCACGATTTCAACCTGGTACATAGAAATCTTCCGTAACACACCTGTGTTAGTCCAGATTTTCTTCTGGTATTTTGCTGTTATGCTTGCAATGCCACGTATACAAGAAGCGAATGCTAATTACGGGTTTATTATTAGTAATCGAGGATTTGTTTTTCCTTGGTTCGATACAAATTCTTCTTTTTATTTTTGGCTAGGCCTATTACTTCTAGCTGTCATTGCTGCTTTTTTTGTTTTCAAGTGGAAAAACAAACAACAACTTGAAAAAGGAGTGAAGCTATACCCAAGCGTTTGGTTTATAGGTGTAGTGGTTGCAGCGATTGGTGCAGGTTATTTGATATTCGGTGAATTTCCAGCATCATTAAGTATTCCAGAACATACAGGAACGGGAACGTCAGGAGGGTACCGCTTCTCACCTGAATTTGCTGCCATCCTTTTTGCATTAGTAATGTACACAGCGACGTATATAGCTGAAATTGTACGAGGAGGAATCCTCGCTGTACCTAAAGGACAGATCGAAGCAGCCGAGGCACTTGGATTAAGTTCTTCAAAAATTTTACGCTTTGTGACGTTCCCACAAGCGATTCGTACCATCATTCCACCTGTTACCAGTCAATATCTTGGTTTAGCTAAAAACTCCAGTTTAGCGGTAGCAGTTGGTTATCCAGATTTATTTAGTGTCGGAAGTACAACGCTAAATCAAACAGGTAGAGCGATTGAAGTCATAACCATTATGCTACTTGCTTACCTAACCATTAGTGTGGTGACATCGCTTATTATGAATATCTACAATAAATACACCGCATTGGTAGAGAGGTGA
- a CDS encoding amino acid ABC transporter substrate-binding protein: MKKLLFSGFLLASFSALLVACSDETDAPADGEAQGNTNSGGNISAIQDRGELVLGATDQLPGFGYVGSDGVYNGFDIEFGKVMAAAILGNADAIEFRPLSAQERFTALQTGEVDILIRNTTLTLNRDVEIGLNFGPTTFYDGQGMMAPTDSGVETLEDLEGARIGVEQGTTTELNLADQMSKRGIDFETVTFSDQDSLIAAYESGTIDAWTTDQSALVSRLDTLQDPEGHVILNEVLSKEPLGPAVLDGDDQFYEVMYWATNATIQAEEFGITSENVDDFLDTEDPDIARFLGVEENLGEQLGLENDFAYQIIKQVGNYGEIYDRNLGSGSPFNLERGLNDLYTEGGLLYSPPFR, from the coding sequence TCCGCACTTCTAGTAGCATGTTCTGATGAAACAGATGCACCAGCTGATGGTGAAGCACAAGGTAATACAAACTCAGGTGGCAATATTTCCGCTATTCAAGACCGTGGTGAACTTGTTTTAGGAGCAACAGACCAGTTACCAGGGTTTGGATATGTTGGTTCAGATGGTGTTTATAATGGCTTTGACATTGAATTTGGAAAAGTAATGGCTGCTGCCATTTTAGGTAATGCTGATGCTATTGAATTTAGACCGTTATCCGCTCAAGAACGATTTACAGCATTACAAACTGGTGAGGTAGACATATTAATTCGTAACACAACGTTGACACTAAACCGAGATGTAGAAATTGGCTTAAATTTTGGACCTACAACTTTTTATGATGGACAAGGAATGATGGCACCAACAGATAGTGGAGTCGAAACACTTGAAGATCTTGAAGGAGCCCGTATTGGTGTTGAGCAAGGAACCACAACGGAGTTAAATCTAGCAGATCAAATGAGTAAACGTGGAATTGATTTTGAGACTGTAACATTTTCTGATCAAGACAGTTTAATTGCAGCTTACGAGTCGGGTACGATTGACGCTTGGACAACAGACCAATCTGCACTGGTATCAAGATTAGATACATTACAGGATCCAGAAGGCCATGTGATTCTGAATGAAGTTTTATCAAAAGAGCCACTTGGACCTGCTGTACTTGATGGTGATGATCAGTTTTATGAAGTCATGTACTGGGCAACAAATGCAACCATTCAAGCAGAAGAATTTGGCATTACATCTGAGAACGTTGATGACTTCTTAGATACAGAAGATCCAGATATCGCTCGTTTCCTTGGAGTTGAAGAAAATTTAGGAGAACAACTTGGACTAGAAAATGATTTTGCTTATCAAATTATTAAACAGGTTGGAAACTATGGTGAAATTTATGATCGTAATCTGGGATCAGGGAGTCCATTTAATTTAGAACGTGGATTAAATGATCTATATACAGAAGGCGGATTATTGTACTCACCACCATTTAGATAA